The following proteins come from a genomic window of Bactrocera tryoni isolate S06 chromosome 1, CSIRO_BtryS06_freeze2, whole genome shotgun sequence:
- the LOC120766653 gene encoding phenoloxidase-activating factor 2 has translation MHFHFNEFVFTSLLCMVALLSDYFHGAHSLSTVDTVRRAAGFTFSSVNGSNGGGGNNPGTSPATGLARQLIVGTIPQVTFPSITNSYCICVPPGSCPNPLPTAPTDGSGQIDIRIVNNGSIGTTVTPGTCNYGLQLCCQAGSYQCGLRYPPPPGSTAAGAGQAQFGEYPWVAALLTTAEVYLGAGALITAQHVLTAAHKVYNISTSSFKVRVGEWDAASTSEVIPAQDVAIASVFIHPNFNSANLQNDVAIIKLASAVSLTTKSTVGTVCLPTTTFVGQTCYVAGWGKNDFGPTGAYQAIQRQVDVPLITNAACQTMLQATRLGQTFQLNNSSFICAGGQAGKDACTGDGGAPLVCQNNNVWYVVGLVAWGIGCGQGGVPGVYVNVATYLAWIQTVLASS, from the exons ATGCATTTCCACTTCAATGAATTCGTTTTTACTTCCCTCTTGTGCATGGTGGCGCTTTTGTCGGATTACTTTCATGGCGCGCATAGCTTATCCACCGTTGATACGGTACGTCGCGCTGCTGGATTTACATTTAGCTCGGTgaatggcagcaacggtggcggCGGTAACAATCCTGGAACATCGCCGGCAACAG GTTTAGCACGACAACTCATAGTGGGCACCATACCGCAAGTTACGTTCCCGTCTATTACCAATTCGTATTGTATTTGCGTACCTCCAGGCTCTTGTCCTAATCCCTTGCCAACAGCACCGACGGACGGCAGTGGACAAATCGACATACGCATCGTGAATAAT GGAAGCATTGGGACCACAGTAACACCCGGCACTTGCAATTATGGACTTCAGCTCTGCTGTCAGGCGGGCTCATACCAATGTGGTCTACGCTATCCGCCACCGCCCGGAAGTACAGCAGCTGGTGCAGGTCAAGCGCAATTCGGCGAATATCCCTGGGTAGCTGCATTGCTTACCACAGCCGAAGTTTATTTGGGTGCAGGAGCGCTAATCACGGCACAGCATGTGCTCACAGCCGCCCATAAAGTTTATAATATCAG CACGTCCTCCTTCAAGGTGCGCGTTGGCGAATGGGATGCAGCTAGCACTTCCGAAGTGATACCCGCACAGGATGTAGCCATCGCCAGCGTTTTTATTCACCCGAATTTCAATTCGGCCAATTTACAAAATGATGTCGCCATCATAAAGCTCGCCTCGGCCGTCTCACTAACGACCAAGTCCACGGTGGGCACTGTCTGCTTGCCAACCACCACATTTGTGGGTCAAACTTGCTATGTGGCCGGTTGGGGTAAGAATGATTTTGGGCCGACTGGCGCTTATCAGGCTATACAACGCCAAGTCGATGTACCGCTCATTACGAATGCAGCTTGTCAAACGATGTTGCAGGCCACGCGCCTCGGACAAACTTTTCAACTGAATAACAGTAGCTTCATTTGTGCTGGCGGTCAAGCCGGCAAGGATGCGTGTACG GGCGATGGTGGTGCACCGCTGGTCTGTCAGAACAACAATGTTTGGTATGTGGTCGGTTTGGTGGCTTGGGGTATTGGCTGTGGTCAAGGTGGCGTGCCTGGCGTTTACGTAAATGTAGCAACGTATTTGGCGTGGATTCAAACAGTTTTAGCCTCTTCGTAA
- the LOC120766271 gene encoding putative SERF-like protein, with product MTRGNQRDLARQKAQKKNQELSKGKRNDNLTVEQRKARDAELMREKQKKKEEEARAAAAGKS from the exons ATGACAC GTGGAAATCAAAGAGATCTTGCCCGCCAAAAGGCCCAGAAAAAGAATCAAGAACTGAGTAAGGGAAAACGAAATGATAATTTGACCGTGGAACAACGGAAAGCAAG AGATGCTGAGTTGATGCGAGagaaacagaaaaagaaagaagagGAAGCTCGTGCGGCTGCCGCgggaaaaagttaa